A genomic stretch from Ureibacillus composti includes:
- a CDS encoding amidohydrolase, producing the protein MVADYVFYNGEVITVDANNSIVDSVAIKGNRILAVGEFESLQQFIGEETKQIDLDGRSLLPGFNDAHLHLVYYGVNQLAISCKSPEQTSVETLLNALKEKAKVTPPGRWIRAWGFNENTVTEQRYPTLEELNAVSTEHPILISRTCGHISILNQTALNLANVDEHTPDPQGGVIEKDSNGKLTGRLIEAASMQIAEIATYSEDELKEGIKIANEHFLKTGITSVGEAGTFGSESFRTLQLAIQQGLLQIRVYALLGSLTDSKDFSEKIIASGVVTGTGNEWFRLGPVKLFTDGSSTGPTIATREGYTSDPEKHGILYYTEEEIYNVLGVAHKLGYQITVHAQGDKAIEMYLNVVERALKEHPRDNHRHRIEHAGISTPDLQDRIKELGMVPIPNPPFHYEFGESYIRNYGERVNYMYPARDFIDKGIIAAAGSDSPVTDYPPLLGIHTAVNRKSKNGVDIGAEQAVEVLEAIKMYTWNGAYASFEEEIKGSIEPGKLADIIILNGSILKEDKTRIKDLQIDATIVDGKIAFERNANTIGGVVHEVH; encoded by the coding sequence ATGGTAGCAGATTATGTCTTTTACAATGGGGAAGTCATTACAGTTGACGCGAACAACTCGATCGTTGACAGCGTCGCAATTAAAGGGAATCGAATTTTAGCAGTTGGTGAATTTGAGTCACTTCAACAGTTCATTGGGGAGGAAACAAAACAAATTGATTTAGATGGGCGTTCACTTCTACCAGGATTTAACGATGCACATCTTCATTTAGTGTATTATGGTGTGAATCAGTTAGCGATTAGCTGTAAGTCTCCTGAACAAACTTCTGTAGAGACTTTACTAAATGCTTTAAAAGAAAAAGCAAAAGTCACTCCTCCTGGTAGATGGATTCGGGCTTGGGGCTTTAATGAAAATACAGTAACGGAACAACGCTACCCTACTCTTGAAGAATTAAATGCCGTTTCTACAGAGCATCCAATTTTAATAAGTAGAACTTGCGGTCATATTAGTATTTTAAATCAAACAGCTTTAAATCTAGCAAATGTTGATGAACACACACCAGACCCTCAAGGTGGTGTCATTGAAAAAGACAGTAATGGAAAGTTAACTGGTCGATTAATTGAAGCGGCTAGCATGCAAATTGCTGAAATTGCCACTTACTCCGAGGATGAATTAAAAGAGGGAATTAAAATTGCGAATGAACATTTCCTTAAAACCGGAATTACAAGTGTTGGGGAAGCTGGCACATTCGGGTCTGAATCATTCCGTACATTACAATTAGCAATTCAGCAAGGTCTTTTACAAATCCGTGTTTATGCCCTACTTGGATCATTAACCGATTCCAAAGACTTCTCCGAAAAAATCATCGCTTCAGGAGTAGTTACAGGGACAGGCAATGAATGGTTCCGATTAGGTCCTGTGAAATTATTTACGGATGGAAGTAGTACAGGCCCAACGATTGCAACTCGTGAAGGCTATACAAGCGATCCTGAAAAACACGGTATTCTCTACTATACAGAAGAAGAGATTTATAATGTGCTAGGTGTAGCTCACAAGCTTGGCTATCAAATTACCGTTCATGCACAAGGCGACAAAGCCATTGAAATGTACTTAAATGTTGTAGAAAGAGCGTTAAAAGAACATCCACGTGACAACCATCGACATCGAATTGAACACGCTGGTATTTCTACACCTGATTTACAAGACCGCATAAAAGAACTCGGTATGGTACCAATTCCAAACCCACCATTCCATTATGAATTTGGCGAGTCTTATATCAGAAACTATGGGGAACGCGTTAACTACATGTACCCTGCTCGTGATTTTATCGATAAAGGCATTATTGCTGCAGCAGGATCTGATTCACCTGTAACAGATTACCCTCCACTACTCGGAATTCACACAGCAGTAAATCGTAAATCTAAAAACGGTGTCGACATTGGGGCAGAACAAGCTGTTGAGGTACTAGAAGCCATTAAAATGTATACATGGAATGGTGCCTACGCTTCGTTTGAAGAAGAAATCAAAGGAAGTATTGAACCTGGTAAACTCGCTGACATTATTATCTTAAATGGAAGCATCCTAAAAGAAGATAAAACTAGAATCAAAGACTTACAAATTGATGCAACAATTGTCGATGGAAAAATTGCATTTGAACGAAATGCTAATACGATTGGAGGGGTTGTACATGAAGTACATTAA
- a CDS encoding PucR family transcriptional regulator ligand-binding domain-containing protein, whose translation MNTYTLQLNDVLKNKHFHSAEIVAGSDGLNNIIKWVHILEICNFEKLLKGHELVLTTGVSIQQNTEKFLHFVEGLIRAGCAGLCIEYGDYIQKVPDEVIELANKHDFPIIVFPEVVAFVEITHELHSLIINHQYLLISKLEYYARSLSKETLVAQTPNHLLKMMYKYLKIQTVFKVEGQDPVFIPNLPKQQRTALLEKIAGHSQDASFISQPIHLFEHQYAEIMLFSEEKVITEFESLILDRTATALGEFLIRNLYVEEKKGIEDAQWIEGWLEGKHLKEDIDQFILSQWTNYEHKGCTVVVTSISENKPNHQLDRTYLKLYCKSIFDQYGFYSFVVEKNKYLIFILLNKRERNTMKERVEEGLNKIEQSDLLTNQDAFDFKFAVGRLVDQVHLIGESYLTALDTLYISRKVQTTSYFYDDLHLFRLIYQMQRHTDLKEMVNEYLQPLLEFDEKYNGQLIDTLEVYLQTNGSKQETAKRLFIVRQTLYHRIRKIESLIGEDFMAGEKRLALEFMLLSRKFMTKV comes from the coding sequence GTGAATACCTATACTTTGCAATTAAATGATGTTTTAAAAAATAAACATTTTCATTCAGCGGAAATCGTAGCAGGAAGCGATGGATTAAATAATATAATAAAATGGGTACATATATTGGAAATTTGTAATTTTGAAAAGTTACTGAAAGGACATGAACTTGTTTTAACTACAGGGGTAAGTATCCAACAAAATACAGAAAAGTTTCTCCATTTTGTGGAAGGGTTAATTAGAGCGGGTTGTGCAGGCTTATGTATCGAATATGGTGACTATATACAAAAGGTACCAGATGAAGTAATTGAGCTTGCAAATAAACATGACTTTCCAATTATTGTTTTCCCCGAAGTTGTGGCATTTGTTGAGATTACCCACGAGCTTCATTCATTAATTATTAACCATCAATACTTATTAATTTCCAAGCTAGAATATTATGCGCGAAGTTTAAGCAAAGAAACACTTGTTGCCCAAACACCGAATCATTTATTAAAAATGATGTATAAATATTTGAAAATTCAAACGGTATTCAAAGTAGAAGGGCAAGATCCAGTATTCATACCTAATTTACCTAAACAGCAAAGAACGGCTTTATTAGAAAAGATAGCAGGACATTCACAAGATGCAAGTTTTATTAGTCAGCCAATCCATTTATTCGAGCACCAATATGCAGAGATTATGCTATTTAGCGAAGAAAAAGTAATTACGGAATTTGAGTCACTTATTTTGGACCGAACGGCAACTGCACTAGGTGAGTTTTTAATCCGAAATCTTTATGTGGAAGAGAAAAAAGGGATTGAAGATGCGCAGTGGATAGAGGGTTGGTTGGAAGGAAAGCATTTAAAAGAAGATATTGACCAGTTTATTTTATCGCAATGGACAAACTATGAGCATAAAGGTTGTACAGTTGTGGTTACGTCAATTTCTGAAAACAAACCTAATCACCAACTCGATCGAACGTATTTAAAATTATATTGTAAATCGATTTTTGATCAATACGGCTTTTATTCCTTTGTTGTAGAGAAAAATAAGTATTTAATATTTATTCTTCTAAATAAACGTGAGCGAAACACGATGAAGGAAAGAGTAGAAGAAGGGCTGAATAAGATCGAACAATCAGACTTGTTAACGAATCAAGATGCCTTTGACTTTAAGTTTGCTGTTGGGCGATTAGTGGATCAGGTTCATCTTATTGGGGAAAGCTATTTAACTGCGTTAGATACTTTATATATTTCGAGAAAGGTTCAAACTACTTCCTACTTTTATGATGATCTTCATTTGTTCCGGCTAATTTATCAAATGCAAAGACATACAGATTTAAAAGAAATGGTAAATGAATATTTACAACCGTTATTGGAGTTTGATGAAAAATATAATGGCCAATTAATTGATACATTGGAAGTCTATTTGCAGACGAATGGTTCAAAGCAGGAAACTGCAAAACGATTATTCATTGTTCGGCAAACGCTATACCATCGTATTCGTAAGATTGAAAGTTTAATAGGGGAGGACTTTATGGCTGGGGAGAAACGTTTAGCATTGGAATTTATGCTGTTATCCCGGAAGTTCATGACAAAGGTCTAA